A stretch of Podospora bellae-mahoneyi strain CBS 112042 chromosome 5, whole genome shotgun sequence DNA encodes these proteins:
- a CDS encoding hypothetical protein (COG:H; EggNog:ENOG503P6E1): MTLHENPPPNGRKPPTSTYYNAFTLSYYDIHVLGHNMTRIWRCPTKSVQLPLFQKYFSPSEHTEARCWEHLDVGAGTGFFVAEALKSCLGNRQSMRITLMDNNLSTLKKARRRIEGVNGRLGELATVETVLHDVLDGDIPKSLGERRYDVVTMFNLFHCLRTKAPEGKNGVFGMAARLLRGDGVLVGCTILPGREYQARGLAGVRVRYTLWLYNRVYKVFGNERDTRAQLEEGLKAAFEEVEVEVVGSMMIFVARGPKKLGVEG; the protein is encoded by the coding sequence ATGACTCTCCACGAgaaccccccacccaacgGCCGCAAGccccccacctcaacctACTACAACGCCTTCACACTCTCCTACTACGACATCCACGTCTTGGGCCACAACATGACGCGAATATGGCGCTGCCCTACAAAGTCTGTCCAACTCCCACTATTCCAGAAATACTTCTCGCCGTCAGAACACACAGAAGCCAGATGCTGGGAGCATCTCGACGTTGGTGCCGGGACGGGGTTTTTTGTTGCGGAGGCGCTGAAATCCTGTCTGGGGAATAGGCAGTCGATGAGGATCACGTTGATGGATAATAATCTTTCTACGCTGAAgaaggcaaggaggaggattgagGGTGTGAATGGCCGGTTGGGAGAGCTGGCTACGGTCGAGACGGTACTTCATGATGTGCTGGATGGGGATATACCCAAGAgtttgggggagaggaggtatGATGTTGTGACGATGTTTAACCTTTTTCATTGTCTGCGGACCAAGGCACCGGAGGGTAAAAATGGGGTTTTtgggatggcggcgaggttgttgaggggggatggggtgctGGTTGGGTGTACTATTTTGCCCGGGAGGGAGTATCAAGCCCGGGGACtggcgggggtgagggtgaggtatACGTTGTGGTTGTATAATCGGGTTTATAAGGTTTTTGGGAATGAGAGAGATACAAGGGCacagttggaggaggggcttAAGGCGgcttttgaggaggtggaggtggaggtggtggggagtaTGATGATTTTTGTTGCGAGGGGGCCGAAGaagttgggggtggagggttaG
- a CDS encoding hypothetical protein (EggNog:ENOG503NZAF; COG:Q), whose amino-acid sequence MSRPPIKRVAVIGAGPAGAIAIDALAQEKTFDIIRVFERREEAGGCWIGDKARPPTLTNFPSLANRTADTPLPIPPKLPAQTPKSDRPRFTESSVYPYLETNVDHLPMSFSQEPIPADKTDKSIALHGPETPFRHWTVMQRYIKSLIERNNYEDLVSYNTTVELAEKVGTEWKLVLRKEGKEKDYWWTEYFDAVVVASGHYWVPYIPAIDGLDEFEKGRPGSVIHSKHFRGRGYFKNKRVVVVGASVSAADIAYDLAHSKTADLPVHTITIGRAANGYFGGGAFEHPRIQQHPSIKSVCPKTRTVHLADGKSIPNVDSIIFGTGYTWTMPFLPDVEIRNNRVPELYQHVVYQRDPTLLFVGAVGAGLTFKIFEWQAVFAARVLAGRASLPSVEVMKEWEEKRIKARGDGVKFTLVFPDFEEYFEDVRRLAGEPENGMGRRLPKFQREWFRAFMDGHELRKDMWRRLNKEAREEEEQREKGAVKAKL is encoded by the exons ATGTCCCGCCCACCAATCAAGCGCGTCGCCGTCATCGGTGCCGGCCCAGCCggcgccatcgccattgACGCTCTCGCCCAAGAAAAAACCTTTGATATCATCCGTGTTTTTGAAAGGCGCGAAGAGGCCGGAGGATGCTG GATCGGCGACAAAGCccgccccccaaccctcaccaacttcccttccctcgccAACCGCACCGCAGACACCCCCCTACCCATCCCACCCAAACTCCCAGCCCAAACACCCAAGTCTGACCGCCCTCGCTTCACCGAGTCCTCCGTCTACCCCTACCTCGAAACCAACGtcgaccacctccccatgTCGTTCAGCCAGGAGCCAATCCCAGCCGACAAGACCGACAAGTCCATCGCTCTCCACGGGCCAGAAACCCCTTTTCGACACTGGACCGTCATGCAGCGTTACATCAAGTCCCTGATCGAGCGCAACAACTACGAGGATTTGGTGTCctacaacaccaccgtcgaGCTGGCCGAAAAGGTAGGCACAGAGTGGAAGCTAGTGCTGCGaaaggagggcaaggagaaAGATTACTGGTGGACAGAGTACTTTgacgcggtggtggtggcgagcGGGCATTACTGGGTGCCGTATATACCCGCGATCGACGGGCTGGACGAGTTTGAAAAGGGGAGGCCGGGGAGTGTGATTCACAGTAAGCACtttcgggggaggggatatTTCAAAAACAAG CGCGTGGTTGTAGTAGGCGCCTCCGTGTCGGCAGCTGACATCGCCTACGACCTCGCGCACTCCAAGACGGCCGATTTGCCAgtccacaccatcaccatcggccGTGCGGCAAATGGCTactttggcggtggtgcgTTTGAGCACCCGAGGATTCAGCAACACCCTTCGATCAAGTCTGTGTGTCCCAAGACGAGGACGGTGCATTTGGCTGATGGGAAGAGCATTCCAAATGTGGACTCGATCATCTTTGGGACGGGATACACGTGGACGATGCCGTTTCTGCCAGACGTGGAGATTAGGAACAACCGCGTGCCGGAGCTGTATCAGCACGTGGTGTACCAGAGAGACCCAACGTTGCTTTTTGTCGGTGCTGTCGGTGCGGGGCTGACGTTTAAGATTTTTGAGTGGCAGGCTGTTTTCGCTGCTAgggtgttggcggggagggcgagTCTGCCGAGTgtggaggtgatgaaggagtgggaggagaagaggatcAAGGctaggggggatggggtcaAGTTTACGTTGGTGTTTCCGGATTTTGAGGAGTATTTTGAGGATGTGAGGAGACTGGCGGGGGAGCCGGAGAATGGTATGGGGAGAAGGTTGCCAAAGTTTCAGAGGGAGTGGTTTAGGGCGTTTATGGATGGGCATGAGCTGCGGAAGGATATGTGGCGGAGGTTGAACAAGGAGGCtagagaagaggaggagcagagggaaaagggtgCTGTCAAGGCCAAGCTTTAG